The proteins below are encoded in one region of Ferroplasma acidiphilum:
- a CDS encoding metal-dependent transcriptional regulator, whose amino-acid sequence MNFKNNEEDYIKTIFSLCEAFGSANENMVSKDLGVSMATVSEYLSKLEGKELITRKNRDIYLTKQGYSMAIPVIRKHRVSEVFAVKMLEVPWEYSHSAVMDIEHTIEDKYFDTFSKNLGNPLTCPHGNMIYFNHEIKDINALTANSGKYKLNRIVYENTDILKKLADFGMYPGTPIEIFTDNNTVISNENGELKLPILWGKTIRLIK is encoded by the coding sequence ATGAACTTCAAGAATAACGAGGAAGATTACATTAAAACAATTTTTTCATTATGCGAAGCATTCGGCAGTGCCAATGAAAATATGGTAAGCAAGGATCTTGGAGTATCTATGGCTACTGTGTCTGAATATCTTTCAAAACTTGAAGGGAAAGAACTTATAACCAGGAAAAATAGAGATATATACCTGACAAAGCAGGGTTACTCAATGGCTATACCTGTAATCAGAAAACACCGGGTCTCAGAGGTGTTCGCAGTAAAAATGCTTGAGGTTCCATGGGAATATTCACATTCTGCAGTTATGGATATAGAACATACAATAGAAGACAAATATTTTGATACATTCTCCAAAAACCTTGGAAATCCGCTTACCTGCCCACACGGTAATATGATATATTTTAACCATGAAATAAAAGATATTAATGCTTTAACAGCTAATTCAGGTAAATATAAATTAAATAGAATTGTTTATGAAAATACAGATATATTGAAAAAATTAGCTGATTTCGGTATGTACCCGGGAACGCCTATAGAAATTTTTACGGACAATAACACAGTAATATCAAATGAAAATGGTGAATTAAAGTTGCCTATTTTATGGGGTAAAACTATCAGGCTTATTAAATAG
- a CDS encoding NAD(P)/FAD-dependent oxidoreductase: MDNKNYDRIKIAGLGISGIYLYRRLKNAGFDVRAFDPKKRGYYIPCGYATNEFNISRYMSNINIDFSDYVLSRADDITFSGNKFDGRTLKSSGLCTFDKNRLEENAAAGIPMSPIRQEEGDLIIDATGISRAYIGPSAGDLQYRTLEYLTTYSDYKDFYFYFLPGGRGYFWSFPLGREFHIGVGSLSSEDFSLVRKYRKIKIATRNIRMSPLFKNMGKENIIGIGEAIGTVSPITGEGIVPSLESAEILFNCLKTGDVTGTLEEYRKLINQRFGYYNKLASVVMNIQRGNIMRLRNLVAVKDIKKTINEFGIKLEIMPFLKHFLS; this comes from the coding sequence ATGGATAACAAAAATTATGACAGGATAAAAATAGCAGGTCTGGGAATATCAGGAATATATCTTTACAGGAGATTAAAGAATGCAGGATTTGATGTACGCGCCTTTGACCCCAAAAAAAGAGGCTATTACATCCCATGTGGCTACGCTACAAATGAATTTAACATATCCAGATATATGTCAAATATTAATATAGATTTTTCAGACTACGTGTTGAGCCGGGCAGATGATATTACATTTTCTGGAAACAAATTTGATGGTAGAACCCTGAAATCCAGTGGTTTGTGCACATTCGATAAAAACAGGCTTGAGGAAAACGCTGCTGCCGGTATTCCAATGTCACCTATACGGCAGGAAGAGGGTGATTTAATAATTGATGCCACAGGGATTTCAAGGGCTTATATAGGGCCATCAGCCGGTGATTTGCAGTACAGAACGCTCGAATATCTTACTACATATTCTGACTATAAAGATTTTTATTTTTATTTCCTTCCAGGAGGAAGGGGGTATTTCTGGAGTTTTCCACTGGGCAGAGAGTTCCATATAGGTGTCGGGTCACTTTCCAGTGAAGATTTCTCACTGGTGAGAAAATACAGAAAAATAAAGATCGCTACAAGGAATATCAGGATGTCTCCACTGTTTAAGAATATGGGAAAGGAAAATATAATAGGCATAGGGGAAGCTATTGGAACTGTATCGCCTATTACCGGAGAGGGAATAGTGCCTTCACTTGAAAGCGCCGAGATACTATTTAATTGCCTGAAGACCGGAGACGTTACCGGCACACTGGAAGAATACCGGAAGCTGATTAATCAGAGATTTGGATATTACAACAAACTTGCATCGGTGGTTATGAATATACAGAGGGGAAATATAATGAGACTACGGAATTTGGTTGCTGTAAAAGATATTAAGAAAACAATAAATGAATTTGGAATTAAACTGGAAATAATGCCATTTCTAAAACATTTCCTCAGCTAA
- the ppsA gene encoding phosphoenolpyruvate synthase, with protein sequence MTDRTSARILWFSEISKEDLPLVGGKSANLGEMVRMKTVPVPNGFSTTSYAYKEFITENDLDDKIINIIKHTDIENSTKLKEASEEIRQLFLNAHFNASLGKEIREYYRKLIEKEKNVYVAVRSSATSEDLPDASFAGEQDTYLNIHGEDDVVQNIKACYASLFSPRAIYYREKKNFGHFNIYLAVAVQKQLFSEVSGVMFTVDVSTGDNSKIIIESSYGLGEYIVGGVVTPDTYYVDKSTMKITNKIITNKNKMLKCLETGGTEELVVEKEMANKQSLSDEEVIHLANYGLQLEKHYGNSMDVEWAKDSFDHKIYILQARFETVWNGNRVGEDKMQQEKEANENEVILKGLPASPGKVAGVAKVLLSVDEMDKFKEGDILVTKMTAPDWVPIMGKAKAIVTDEGGLTCHAAIISRELGVPCIVGTSSYGKKATEVLKDGETITIDAKNGLIYLGGITTGTEEKTPEQNVSYESDIITGTKVLVNMGEPQLSEKVSKLPSDGIGLMREEFIWAEIGEHPLSLIKNGRGEYFVDRLSSELAKVCRDFAPRPVVLRFSDFKSDEYKSLKGGKEFEPEEDNPLLGWRGASRYYDDRYKEAFKLELQGIKKARDEYLLKNLWVMIPFTRTVEELKRVVKIMEDNGLERTKDFKLFLMAEIPSNILLADKFNQYVDGYSIGSNDLTMLLLGSDRNNGKMSSMFDERDLAIKRAIRYLIKIAHRDGKIVSICGQAPSQYDEIVDFLVRSGIDDISVNPDAVTHVRKMVASVEKRIQLEAALGKVYSDPDWDLP encoded by the coding sequence ATGACAGATAGAACTAGTGCTAGAATTCTGTGGTTTAGTGAGATATCAAAGGAAGATTTGCCTCTTGTTGGCGGAAAGTCTGCTAATCTAGGCGAAATGGTTAGAATGAAAACGGTGCCTGTACCAAACGGATTTTCCACCACCAGTTATGCTTATAAAGAATTTATTACAGAAAATGACCTGGACGATAAAATTATTAACATAATAAAACACACCGATATAGAAAATTCCACGAAACTAAAAGAAGCAAGTGAGGAAATAAGGCAGCTATTCCTCAATGCCCATTTCAACGCTAGCCTCGGGAAAGAAATCAGGGAATATTACCGCAAACTTATTGAAAAAGAAAAAAACGTATACGTTGCCGTGAGGTCATCTGCTACGTCTGAAGACCTGCCGGATGCAAGCTTTGCAGGGGAACAGGATACCTATCTGAATATACATGGTGAAGATGATGTGGTACAGAATATAAAGGCATGTTATGCAAGTCTTTTCAGCCCGCGGGCTATATATTACAGAGAAAAGAAAAATTTCGGGCATTTCAATATATACCTGGCTGTAGCAGTACAGAAGCAATTATTTTCTGAGGTATCCGGGGTTATGTTTACAGTTGATGTGTCCACAGGGGATAATTCCAAAATAATTATTGAATCCAGCTATGGCCTGGGTGAATATATAGTGGGCGGTGTTGTTACGCCCGATACATATTATGTTGACAAGTCAACAATGAAAATTACAAACAAGATAATAACAAACAAAAATAAAATGTTAAAATGCCTGGAGACGGGCGGCACCGAGGAACTGGTGGTTGAGAAAGAAATGGCGAATAAACAATCGCTTTCAGATGAAGAAGTCATACACCTGGCAAATTATGGGCTCCAGCTGGAGAAGCATTATGGAAACAGCATGGATGTCGAATGGGCGAAGGATTCTTTTGATCATAAAATATATATTTTACAGGCTAGATTTGAAACTGTATGGAATGGAAACAGAGTTGGTGAAGATAAAATGCAACAGGAAAAAGAAGCAAATGAGAATGAGGTTATTTTAAAAGGTTTGCCTGCATCGCCGGGAAAGGTGGCTGGAGTGGCCAAAGTTTTGCTCTCAGTTGATGAAATGGATAAATTTAAGGAAGGAGACATACTGGTAACAAAAATGACTGCCCCTGACTGGGTTCCTATAATGGGCAAAGCAAAAGCTATAGTAACCGATGAGGGGGGACTCACATGCCATGCGGCAATAATTTCCAGGGAACTTGGAGTGCCATGCATTGTCGGTACATCATCATATGGAAAAAAGGCAACAGAAGTACTGAAAGATGGGGAAACCATTACAATTGATGCTAAAAACGGCCTGATATACCTTGGTGGCATCACCACAGGAACAGAAGAAAAAACTCCGGAACAGAATGTTTCCTATGAAAGTGACATAATAACAGGGACTAAAGTTCTTGTTAATATGGGTGAACCACAACTTTCGGAAAAGGTTTCAAAACTTCCATCAGATGGAATAGGTCTTATGAGGGAAGAATTCATATGGGCAGAAATAGGCGAGCATCCGCTCTCATTGATAAAAAATGGCAGGGGCGAATACTTTGTAGACAGATTATCATCAGAACTGGCAAAGGTTTGCAGGGATTTTGCACCAAGGCCTGTGGTATTGAGATTTTCGGACTTTAAATCGGATGAATACAAAAGCCTGAAGGGTGGAAAAGAATTTGAGCCGGAGGAGGACAATCCACTCCTGGGATGGAGGGGGGCCTCAAGGTATTATGACGATCGCTACAAGGAGGCTTTCAAGCTTGAACTGCAGGGCATAAAGAAAGCACGGGACGAATACCTTCTGAAAAATCTATGGGTTATGATACCTTTCACCAGAACAGTTGAGGAGTTAAAAAGGGTAGTCAAGATAATGGAAGACAATGGACTTGAAAGGACAAAGGATTTCAAACTGTTCCTTATGGCAGAAATACCGAGCAATATTTTATTAGCAGACAAATTCAACCAGTATGTTGATGGATATTCAATCGGTTCCAATGACCTTACCATGCTTCTCCTCGGTTCTGACAGAAATAACGGAAAAATGAGCTCTATGTTCGATGAACGTGACCTTGCCATTAAAAGGGCAATAAGGTATCTGATAAAAATAGCCCACAGGGACGGCAAAATAGTCTCAATATGTGGCCAGGCACCATCACAGTATGATGAAATTGTGGACTTTCTTGTCAGGTCCGGAATAGATGATATATCAGTTAATCCTGATGCTGTTACACATGTCAGGAAGATGGTTGCATCTGTAGAAAAGAGGATTCAACTGGAAGCAGCCCTGGGGAAAGTTTACTCAGACCCTGATTGGGATCTTCCATAA
- a CDS encoding coiled-coil domain-containing protein → MVSAKKQLEDFQEQLQTMHANLEAVQAENQELTSRINELNNKIAAGLKREEDLKNQNESLKSSLLDTNEALESFKKQNEDIQHELADKNTMLESTAEKTQTMEEEIENLKIENSKIQEDMENTTASSQKISSELKEKIDRLQKYISELESKDSQSQKAINELSSTGREQSAQIKSLQKEIKDKNSLIEELDLHNYELNHDLKTSEIKEKSLRETMELLNAANDNFKGLLEKYRFLLENNITVKKRSMSTKKPVKPKKTSP, encoded by the coding sequence ATGGTTAGTGCAAAAAAACAACTGGAAGATTTTCAGGAGCAACTACAGACAATGCATGCAAATCTTGAAGCTGTCCAGGCTGAAAATCAGGAATTAACATCCCGGATAAATGAACTTAATAATAAAATAGCAGCAGGCCTGAAAAGGGAAGAGGACCTAAAAAACCAGAATGAATCCCTTAAAAGTTCTCTTCTTGACACTAATGAGGCACTTGAATCTTTTAAGAAGCAAAATGAGGATATACAACACGAACTTGCAGATAAAAACACCATGCTGGAAAGCACTGCAGAAAAAACACAAACTATGGAAGAAGAAATAGAAAACCTGAAAATTGAAAATAGCAAGATCCAGGAAGATATGGAAAATACTACTGCTTCCAGCCAGAAAATTTCATCAGAGTTAAAGGAGAAAATTGACCGGCTGCAAAAGTATATTTCCGAGCTTGAATCTAAAGATTCACAGAGCCAGAAAGCTATTAATGAACTATCGTCTACTGGCAGGGAACAGTCCGCACAAATTAAGTCACTTCAGAAAGAAATTAAGGATAAAAACTCACTCATAGAAGAACTGGATCTTCATAATTACGAGTTAAACCATGATTTAAAAACATCCGAGATCAAAGAAAAAAGCCTGAGAGAAACTATGGAACTATTGAATGCTGCAAATGATAATTTTAAGGGATTGCTGGAAAAATACCGTTTTCTTCTGGAAAACAATATAACAGTAAAAAAACGTTCTATGTCTACTAAAAAACCGGTAAAGCCCAAAAAAACTTCTCCGTAA
- a CDS encoding peroxiredoxin: MLQIGESAPEFETETYFPEKKEIKKIKLSDYRGKWVILTFYPGDFTFVCATDIEALMGSYDKFLKEGAQVFGISEDSVFSHKAWCDTSPRVSKSKIPLIDDYTKEIAKNYGFLDAKGYQAQRGLVIVDPEGKIQYEAMFNDGLGKDVRHIYGAFMGLKVLHDTPEGEGHMCAIPADWTPGESPLDINVVRDIGKL; encoded by the coding sequence ATGTTACAGATAGGAGAATCAGCACCTGAATTTGAAACGGAAACTTATTTTCCGGAAAAGAAAGAGATAAAGAAGATTAAATTGTCAGATTATAGAGGCAAGTGGGTTATACTGACCTTTTATCCAGGAGATTTCACATTTGTCTGTGCAACAGATATTGAGGCTCTTATGGGATCATATGATAAATTCCTTAAGGAAGGGGCCCAGGTATTTGGAATTAGCGAGGATTCAGTGTTTTCCCACAAGGCATGGTGCGATACATCTCCCAGGGTAAGCAAGAGCAAGATACCTCTGATTGACGACTATACAAAGGAGATTGCGAAAAACTATGGATTCCTTGATGCAAAGGGATACCAGGCACAGAGGGGGCTTGTCATTGTTGACCCTGAAGGGAAAATCCAGTATGAAGCCATGTTCAATGATGGCCTTGGAAAGGATGTCAGGCATATATATGGTGCATTTATGGGCTTGAAAGTACTTCACGACACACCGGAAGGGGAAGGCCATATGTGTGCAATACCAGCAGACTGGACTCCAGGAGAATCTCCGCTGGATATAAATGTAGTAAGAGATATAGGAAAATTATAA
- a CDS encoding TrmB family transcriptional regulator, producing the protein MTGDELFSKLSKFGLSPYEIKVYKTLLLNGPQTSTSIVSTAGVPQPRVYDLFNNLLNKGLIEISPGKKKIYRAVPVDIALNKIIEDMTAYKDELTEYVKVSEPEMTKYNPYLWYLDNTNLIREQMKNMVINAETEIILSLRLPLLKYLDRYILDAADRGISVILTIFPDSDRYDISELVNRVVIKRRPGISPEIMIKDRDEAIVYVDNVSARAKYALDFQEQEMIHIINYYYYNIVWKPSIYISKFQIRQKWEFKTSWISCEAINVFMNNGYKLTGRVIGETQNGEIDISGNVKGTDVIPGYKNSFLIETDERVFTVGGRLTRIEDIRLEKFQLTAEKNNTK; encoded by the coding sequence ATGACCGGTGATGAATTATTTAGCAAATTATCGAAATTTGGCCTATCGCCATATGAGATAAAGGTTTATAAGACACTGTTGTTGAATGGGCCTCAGACATCCACATCTATAGTATCGACCGCTGGCGTTCCACAACCGAGAGTTTATGATCTTTTTAACAATCTTTTAAATAAAGGATTAATTGAAATAAGCCCTGGAAAGAAAAAAATATACAGGGCAGTTCCAGTTGATATCGCACTTAATAAAATAATAGAGGATATGACAGCATACAAGGACGAATTGACAGAATATGTAAAAGTTTCAGAACCGGAAATGACCAAATATAATCCATATTTATGGTATTTAGACAATACAAATTTAATCCGGGAACAGATGAAAAATATGGTAATTAATGCAGAAACAGAAATAATACTTTCTTTACGGCTCCCGCTTTTAAAATACCTTGATAGGTATATACTGGATGCAGCCGATAGAGGCATTTCTGTAATACTTACAATATTCCCTGATTCTGACCGTTATGATATAAGTGAACTTGTTAACAGGGTTGTTATAAAAAGGAGGCCAGGAATTTCACCGGAAATCATGATAAAGGATAGAGATGAGGCAATAGTTTATGTGGACAATGTAAGTGCTCGGGCAAAATACGCACTTGATTTCCAGGAACAGGAAATGATACACATCATTAATTATTATTACTACAATATTGTATGGAAACCGTCAATTTACATATCAAAGTTCCAGATTAGACAAAAATGGGAATTTAAGACTTCATGGATATCATGTGAGGCAATAAATGTATTCATGAACAATGGATATAAATTAACCGGGAGGGTAATAGGAGAAACCCAGAACGGTGAAATTGATATTAGCGGTAACGTAAAGGGAACAGATGTAATACCTGGATACAAAAATTCTTTCCTTATAGAAACCGATGAAAGGGTATTTACAGTTGGAGGAAGGTTAACAAGGATAGAAGATATAAGGCTCGAAAAATTCCAGTTAACCGCAGAAAAAAATAATACTAAATAA
- a CDS encoding alpha/beta fold hydrolase, which translates to MLEDKFVNINDAKIHYIEDGKGLPFIFCHGARFNARTYEETETIQAVVDSGFHAISLDFPGYGKSENLSIDMYTFISTFIDTLKLEPVVILGASMGGEAVTGFATKHPEKVKALILVGAVGISDFEPDLSKLEGKPMLLIWGKNDAISVPGNYEMLMRYNPSAEFSNIGRQHACYLDDSKGFNDRIVEFLHKLK; encoded by the coding sequence ATGTTAGAAGATAAATTTGTTAATATCAATGATGCCAAAATACACTATATAGAAGATGGAAAAGGTTTGCCATTTATTTTCTGCCATGGAGCCAGGTTTAATGCAAGGACATACGAAGAAACTGAAACTATACAGGCAGTTGTAGATTCAGGTTTCCACGCGATTTCTCTTGATTTTCCTGGATATGGAAAGTCCGAAAACCTTTCTATAGATATGTATACTTTCATTTCCACTTTCATAGATACCCTCAAGCTTGAACCCGTTGTTATACTGGGTGCTTCAATGGGCGGAGAGGCTGTAACTGGATTCGCAACAAAGCATCCAGAAAAGGTTAAGGCATTGATTCTCGTAGGTGCTGTAGGGATATCTGATTTTGAACCTGATTTGAGCAAACTTGAAGGGAAGCCTATGCTTTTAATCTGGGGCAAGAATGACGCAATATCAGTGCCGGGAAACTATGAGATGCTTATGCGCTATAATCCATCAGCTGAATTTTCTAATATAGGCAGGCAACATGCCTGCTATCTCGATGATAGCAAGGGATTCAATGACCGTATAGTTGAGTTCCTCCATAAATTAAAATAA